In the genome of Oncorhynchus mykiss isolate Arlee chromosome 18, USDA_OmykA_1.1, whole genome shotgun sequence, one region contains:
- the LOC110496204 gene encoding guanine nucleotide-binding protein G(I)/G(S)/G(T) subunit beta-3-like, with the protein MGEMETLKKEADGLKSQIEAARKAVNDTTMAAVASGVAAAPRVQLKNRKTLKGHLAKIYGLHWSADNRHMVSASQDGKLLIWDAYTGNKVYAVPLKSSWVMSCSMAPSGNLVASGGLDNMCTIVNIKAASPKTLRELDAHEGYLSHSRFLNDSEILTASGDTTCCLWDLETGKQKVVYKSHVGDCMCLALSPDQNTFISGACDSSAKLWDIRDGGCKQTFIGHTSDINAIAFYPSGTAVITGSDDCTLKMYDLRADQEVNGYQDAALNAGVTSVSLSSSGRLIFAGYDNFNCNIWDSLKAEKVGVLSGHDNRVSCIGVPDDGLGICTGSWDSFLKIWN; encoded by the exons ATGGGTGAAATGGAGACGCTGAAAAAGGAGGCCGATGGCCTGAAGAGCCAGATTGAA GCTGCCCGCAAGGCGGTCAATGACACCACCATGGCTGCCGTAGCATCTGGTGTGGCGGCTGCACCCCGTGTCCAGCTGAAGAACAGAAAGACATTGAAGGGCCACTTGGCCAAAATCTACGGCTTGCACTGGTCTGCTGATAACAG GCACATGGTCAGTGCCTCACAAGATGGCAAGCTTCTTATTTGGGACGCCTACACCGGCAACAAG GTATATGCCGTCCCCCTCAAGTCTTCCTGGGTGATGAGTTGCTCCATGGCCCCTTCTGGCAATCTGGTGGCCAGTGGAGGTCTGGATAACATGTGCACCATCGTCAACATCAAGGCTGCCAGCCCAAAGACCCTAAGGGAGCTGGACGCACATGAAG GCTACCTTTCCCATAGCCGCTTCCTGAACGACAGCGAGATCCTCACTGCATCCGGTGACACCACTTGTTGCCTGTGggatctggagactggcaagCAGAAGGTGGTCTACAAGAGCCACGTGGGTGACTGTATGTGCCTGGCCTTGTCACCAGACCAGAACACTTTCATCTCAGGGGCCTGTGACTCCAGCGCCAAGCTGTGGGACATAAGAGATGGTGGCTGCAAGCAGACCTTCATCGGCCACACGAGTGACATTAACGCCATTGCG TTCTACCCTAGTGGCACTGCAGTTATCACGGGATCCGATGACTGCACCCTCAAAATGTATGACCTCCGTGCCGACCAGGAGGTCAATGGCTACCAGGACGCTGCGTTGAATGCAGGCGTCACGTCAGTCTCCCTCTCCAGCTCTGGACGCCTCATCTTCGCCGGCTACGACAACTTCAACTGCAACATCTGGGATTCCCTGAAGGCCGAGAAAGTCG gtgttcTATCTGGCCATGACAACAGAGTGAGCTGCATTGGGGTGCCAGATGATGGCTTGGGTATCTGCACAGGATCCTGGGATAGCTTCCTGAAGATCTGGAACTGA